Below is a window of Candidatus Methylomirabilota bacterium DNA.
CGCATGCGGCGCAGTGTTTGCTTGCCCGCGGGCCCGCCCTGAGTTAGCATTCGCCCATCCCCCAGCTCCGCTCCACGCGCTCCAAAGGAGGAGCCCTCGATGGACACTCGCCTCAAGCAACTGGCCGATCAGCTCGACGCCGGTCTCATCGCCCGCCGCGAGTTCCTGCGCAAGGCGGCGGTCATCACCGGCGGCACCGCGGCGGGGCTCCACGCGCTGCGCGGCATGGCGCCCGCGCAGGCGAAGACGAAGTTCAGGCTCTGGCTCTTCAAGAGCTTCGTCACCGCGGGCAACGATGTGGTGGCCCGGCAGGTCGAGGCGTGGGCCAAGGACAAGAACGTCGAGGTCGAGATGGACTGGGCGACCTTCGGCGATCGCGAGCAGAAGTTCGTCGCCGCCATCGAGGCCGGCAACCCGCCCGACATGGCTGAGATGAACATCTACGGGCCGATGCGCTACAAGGCAGCGCTGCGCGACGTCAGCAAGGTGGCCGGCGAGCTCGCCACCGCCAAGGGCGGGCTCGTGCCCTTCGCGGAGCGGGCCATGAAGGCAGACGGCAAGTTCCTCGGTGTCGGCCGCTACTCGATGACCACCGTGTTCTTCATCCGCAAGGACATCATGGAGGCGAAGGGACTCAAGGTCCCGAAGGTCTACGACCCCGAGGTCGTCGAATTCGCCAAGAAGGCGCAGGACCCGTCCAAGGACCTCTTCGGTTTCGGCCAGACCCTGAACCGGTCGGACGACGGCGACGGGTTCATGGCCAACATCCTCTGGGACTACGGCGGGGGGGTGTGGGACAAGGACGGCAAGCCGGCGCTCGGGACCGCGTTCCTCAAGCAGAACACGCAGGCGCTGCAGTTCGCGGTGGACACCATCAAGAAGCACGGCATCCAGCCGCCCGGCGTGATGGGCTGGACCGACGTGTCCAACAACGAGTCGTACATGGCGGGCAAGCTGGTGACCACCAACAACGGGGCCAGCCTCTACTACGCGATGGTCAGCAAGAAGCACGAGCTGGCACCGAAGACGCTCTGTGTGCTGACCCCCGGCGGCCCCGCCGGCTCGTTCGTGGGCTCGTCCTGCTACAACTGGGCCGTCTTCCAGAAGTCGCAGAAGGCCGACCTGGCCGAAGACCTCATCCGCTACCTCGAGGACGAGACCCGCTTCGCCGAGTACATGAAGGTCTCGGTGGGGCAGGCGGGCCCGGTCTACAAGGGCCGCGCCGACAACCCGTACTGGAAGTCGGACCCGAACTTCGAGGCGATGCTGCAGAACATCATGCGCTCCGTGAACCAGGGCCACCCCGGCCCCATGACGCCGGCCGCCGCCGAGGTGCAGGGCCAGAAGATCCTCACCGACATGGCCGGCCGCGTGGTCGTGGGCGGGCTCTCGCCCGAGGCGGCCCTGAAGGAGGCGCACGCGCGGGTCGAGGAGATCTACAAGATCCGCGGCAAGGCCTAGCCCGGAGGCGTCATGGCCACGCTCCATCCCTCATCTCCCCCTCTCCCCTCCGGGGAGAGGGTCGGGGTGAGGGGCGCGTATCACCCCGAGGTTTCTCCCCGGCCCCGCGCCGGCCTCGAGCACACGCTGCGCCGCGTGCTGGGGCCCGACTACCGCATGGGTTTCCTGTTCGTGGCGCCCATCGTGGTGCTCGTCCTGGCCCTGGTCGCCTATCCGTTCTGCTACGCGGTGTACCTGAGCCTCACCCGCAAGTACGTGGGCATGCCGCCGGTCTTCGTGGGACTCGAGAACTACGTCCGGCTCACCTACGACGGCTTCTTCCAGCGCGCGGTCATCAACAGCTTCGTGTTCACCTTCGGCTCGGTCGCGATCAAGACCGTGCTCGGCATGGGCATGGCGCTGGTGCTGACCTCCAGGATCCGCTTCCGCTCCTTCTGGACCGGTGTCCTGTTGATCCCCTGGGTGGCCCCCACCGTGGTCTCCGCGCTCAACTTCCTGTGGATCTACGACTACAGCCTGGGCGTGCTGAACTACCTGCTGGTCCACGTCTTCGGCGTGCTCAAGCAGGGGGTGGGCTGGCTCAGCGAGCCGGGCACCGCGATGGCCTCGGTGATCGGCGTCAACGTGTGGCGCGGATTCCCGTTCTTCGGCATCAGCTTCCTGGCCGGCATGAAGGCCATCCCGGGCGAGCTGTACGAGGCCGCGGCGGTGGACGGGGCGACGGTGCTGCAGCGCTTCCGCTACGTCACGCTGCCCGGCATCCGCAACATCGTGATGATCGTGCTGCTGCTCTCGACGATCTGGACGTTCAACGACTTCGCGATCGTCTACATCCTGACCAAGGGCGGTCCGGGCGGGGCCACCATGGTGCTGCCGGTGCTGACCTACGAGATCGCCTTCGGGGCGCAGCGCCTGGGCGAGGCCATCGCGGTGGCCCTCTACATGCTGCCCGCGCTGGCCTTCGTGATCATCGTGCTGTCGAACTACATGCGCAAAGGTAGGGTGAGGTAGTGCGAGCTGCAGCCGGAGGCGAGGCGAGCGGATACAGGAGTGGGGTCAGCGTTGGTTAGGCGCCGCAGCACCGTCCGCATCGAGCGGACGCAGTCCGCGGTGTCGTACGCGATCCTGCTCGCCTTCGCCCTGTTCGTGATCTTTCCCTTCTACTGGATGATCGTCACGTCCTTCAAGGGCGAGACCCAGATGCGCAGCCTGGTCTCGATGTTCTGGCCGAGCCCGTTCGTGAGCGAGAACTACGACCACCTGTTCGCCAAGACCGAGTTCGTGTCCTGGTACGGCAACAGCATCATCGTGGCGGTCTCGAGCACGTTCCTGGCCACTGCGGTGGGCACTCTCGGCGCCTACGCCCTGGCCCGCCTCAAGTTTCTCGGGCGCGCGTTCATGGCCAGCACGGTGCTGATCACCTACCTGGTGCCGCCGTCGATCCTGTTCATCCCGCTCTACGCGCAGATCCGCAACCTGGGCATGGCCGACAGCCTCACCGGCCTCATCGCGGCGTACCCGTCCTTCACGGTGCCGTTCGTGACCTGGCTGCTCATGGGGTACTTCGAGTCGATCCCGGTCGAGCTGGAAGAGTCCGCGATGATCGACGGGGCCACCCGCTTTGGCGCTTTTCGCCGCGTGATCCTGCCCCTGGCCGCCCCCGGCCTGCTCGCGAGCGCGCTCTACGCCTTCACCCAGGCGTGGAACGAGTTCCTCTACGCATTGGTTTTTATCACCAATGTGCGCCTGCGCACGCTGCCGGTGGGCCTGTCGACCTTCATCACCGGCGACGTCTACGGCTGGGGCTACCTGATGGCGGGCGCCGTCCTCACCACGGTGCCGGTCATCGCCGCCTACATCTACCTGCAGAAGTACATGGTGGAAGGGCTCACCGCCGGCAGCGTGAAGGGCTAGGCGATCGCCCGATTGTAGCTCGCGCCGGCCGGCGTCCCTCCCCCGCCTCCGGCATCCCCTCCTCGATCCGCACGAAACAGCTGGGGAGCCCTTCGAGAACAGGAGGGATGACCATGCCGGGCGCCTTCAAGGTCGGCGACCACGTGAGCTGGAACTCCGAGGCCGGCCGGGTGAGCGGGATCATCCGCAAGAAGATCGTGGCGCCCATCGAGTTCAAGGGATACACGGTTCACGCATCGCGGGTGGAGCCGCGCTACCTGATCGAGAGCGACAAGACCGACCACATGGCCATGCACAAGGGGTCGGCGCTCCGCCGGCTCTCCGGGCGCCGCCCGTCACGGGCGACGGGCAAGACCCGGCGCCGTCGACGCGGGAAGGGCTCGTGACGAGGCCCCTCAATCGGGATTCGTGGCGACCCAGGTCGTGAAGATCTGATAGCCGAGGGCCAGCAGCGTCGCGCCCACGAACATGCCGAGGATCCCGGCGCTCGCCATGCCGCCCAGGGCGCCGAGCAGGATGACCGGCATCGGGACGTCGACGCCGCGCCCGAGCATCAGGGGCTTCAGGATGTTGTCGGCCATGCCGGCCACGAGCAGGGCGACGGTGTGGGCGACCGCCGCGCCGGTGCCGTAGTCGCCGCTCGACCAGATGTACGCGATCACCGGGAGGGTGACGATCAGGGCCGGGACCTGGGCGATGCTCAGCACCAGCGTGATGGCGGCCAGGACGCCGGCCCATGGAATGTGAGCGGCGAGCAGGGCGACGCCGACGAGGATCGCCTGAACGAAGGCGATGCCGATCACGCCCTGAGCGACTGTACGAATCGTCGCGGTGGAGAGCCGGGCGAAGGGCTCGCCTCGCTCGGGGCCGATGATCCGCGCGAAGATCGCGCGCGTCGTGCCCGCGCCTGCCTCGCCGTAGGCCATCAAGATGCCGGCGACGATGAACGAGGCCAGGAACTGTAGCAGTCCCACCCCGATGCTCGCCACGACCGCCAGCGCCTTCCGGGCCAGCTGGCCGATCTTCGGCTGCATGCTCTGGACGAGCGCGGGCAGGTCGGCGTGGGCGCCGGACCAGAAGGCGTAGATCTTCTCGCCGACGATCGGCCAGCCCCGAACGCTCTCCCGCGGAGGCGGGACGTCCAGGGTGTTGTGCTGCACGGCCCCGACGAGGTCGTGAAGAGAGCCGCCGAACGAGTTCAAGAGCACCGCGGTCGGCGCGATGATGAGGATGCATCCGCCCATGACGACCACGGTCGCGGCCAGACCCGCGCGCCCCCCCATCCGCCGAGCGAGCCCTCGATGCAAGGGATAGAGCGTGACGGCCAGGATGATCGCCCAGACCATCAGGGTCAGGAACGGCGCGAAGACGATGTAGCACAGCGCGGCCAGGACGGCGATGAACCCCGCCCGGATCAAGACGTCGGGCAGACGGGCCGAGATCTTCTTTTGAAGCTCCGGCTCGGGCAGGGAGGAGGCGGTCATCGGGCCGTATCCTATCCCAACCGGGGCGTCTATCCGTACCGGCTTCGTGGGAGGTGTGCCCTATCATCATGGGCAGGATGGCCGTGATCCCGAGACGCGCGCGGTGAACTGGCTGCTGCTGCTGATCCCGGGAGCCTGGCCTTCAGCCGGCTCGAGATCGGCACGCTCCTGCTGGGCACTCTCATCGTGGTCACCACCGCCGGCGATGGGCAGGCGACCTGGTTCAAGGGCATTCAGCTGATCGCGGTCTACCTGGTCATCGCGGCCTCGGTGTACTGGCTTCCCGTCGTCGCCCCGTGAGCCCGGCCGGCCCGCTCGCCGCCTACGGCCGTCACCGCTACGCCGTCCTCTTCTACACGCTGCTGGTCACCCTGGGCGCGGCGCCGCTGCTTGCGGCCCTGCACTTCAGCACCGACCTGCTGCAGATCCTCCTCGTGTTCAGCCTGCTCGCCGCGCTGCTCGGCGTCCCGGGGCAGCGGTGGCGGGGATTGCTCATGGTCGTCGCCGCGATCGCGCTGGGGGTGCGGGCGGCCCCGACCGCGGCGGTCGGCAGCGGGCTGGCCGCGGGCGCCCTCGCGGTGGCCTGCGCGATCGCTCTGCTCGCCGGTGTCAGCGCGCTGCGCTTCGCGATGCGCACCGCCAGCGTCGACGCCGAGCACCTCTACGCGGCGCTCAGCGTCTATCTGCTGGGCGGGCTGCTCTTCGGAGTCGTGCACTGGTCCATGGAGCAGACCTGGCCGGGCTCGCTGGCCGATGCAGGGGCGCGGGACGCCGGCGCCGCGCTTTCCCTGTCCACCGCCATGTACTACAGCTTCGTCACCCTGGCGACGCTCGGCTACGGCGACGTCGTGCCTCGGAGCGAGATGGCGCGCGGGGTCGCCGTGCTGGAGGCCATCGGCGGCCAGCTCTACGTCGCGGTCCTGGTCGCCAAGCTGGTCGGCGCCCGTCTCTCCTCCCCGCCGCGCTGAGCGGGTCAGCCGGCGGGGTCAGGTCTTGCATTACGACATTTTTGCCGCATCAGGTGACGGCGATGCGCGCCACGAAAATGTCGTAATGCAAGACCTGACCCCGTCTATCTCAGCACGGTCTTGTAGGTCGCCTCGTCGTAGCCGACGATCAGCGTGCGGCCGCGGCGCAGCGTCGGCGCGCGCAGGTTGCCGGTCGGCCCCAGCAGCAGCCCGAGCAGGGTGGCGCGGTCGGGCTTCGATTTCTTCAGGTCGACGTGCTCGACCTTCTTGCCCTTGGCCACGTAGAGGTCGTCGACGGCGTCGAGGACGTCGAGCGCGCGCGCTCCCTTGATGGTGGCCTTCTTCGCGTCGGCCTGCTCGGTCACCGTCACCTTGTGCCTGGCAAGGAACCCTTGCGTCTTGGCACAGGTCATTCAGCCGTTGCGGTGGTAGCTCCAGTCGACCTTGGGCATGGGATGTCTCCTCAGTGGGTGTAGCGGCGGGCGTACTGCGCCACGCACGCGGATTCGAGCGCGGCCGGGTCGCGATGAGCGCCGCCGAAGCGCTCCACCGAGATCGGGGCGAGATCCGGGTCGCTCTTGCCGTCGACGATGAGATCGGCCAGCGCGCGGCCGGCCGCGGGCGACAGGCTGAGCCCGCCCACGCAGCAGCCCGAGGCCACGAAGAGGCCGTCGAGGCCGGGCACGCGGCCGACGAGCGGCCGGCCGTCGGGGGTCATGGTGGGAGCGCCCCCGCGGTGGATCGCGATCTTCGCGTCGCGCAGGGCGGGGAAGTGCGCGGCCACCTCGTCCACCAGCCCGCGCAGCACGTCCAGGTCCAGCTCGAGCCCGGCGATCTGGAATCCCGGGGCGAGGCCCTCGTGCCCGAGCACGTGCGGGTGGTCCTCGTAGCCGCCGAAGAGCAGGCCGCCCTGCTCGTAGCGCACGTACACGCTGGCCTCGACCAGCCGCACGATGGGTTGCAGCGGCTCCACGCCCGCGATCGGCTCGGTGATGAACAGCTGGTGCCGCACCGGGACCAGGGGCAGCGCGATGCCGGCGCCGGCCGCCACGCGCGCGGTCCAGCCGCCCGCCGCGTCCACCACGACCGGGGCGCGGATCTCGCCGCGCGGGGTGACCACGCCGGTGGCGCGGATGCCGTCGCTCAGCAGGGCCAGCACCGGCGTGAACGGCAGCAGGCGCGCGCCCAGCTCGCCGGCGCGCGTGGCGAAGCCGACGGCGACCTTGGCCGGGTCCACCCAGCCATCGCTCGGCACGTGGAGGATCCGGAGCGCGGCGCCCGGTGTGAAGTGCGGCGCGAGGCGCTCGGCCTCCGTGGCGTCGATCAGGCGCGCCTCGATGCCCAGGCCGTCGGCGGTGGCCTGCGCGATGCGCACCCGCTCCACCGCCGCGTCGGTGTAGGCCGCGCGGAGGCTGCCCGAGCGGTGGAAGTCCACCGTGCGGCCCATCTCGCTCTCGAAGCGCTCGAAGGCCTCGCACGCCTCGTGCCGGAGGCGCGCCATGGCGGGCATGGTGTCGGCCTTGCTGGTCAGGCCGGCCGCGCGCGGCGAGGTCTGCGAGCCCAGCGCGTGCTGATCCACGAGCGTGGTCTTGAGGCCGCGCCGGGCCAGGTGATACGCGGTGCTCGCGCCGAAGGCGCCAGCGCCGATGACGATCGCGTCGGCGGAGTTCGTGGCGGCGGTCATGTCAGGCGAGCCTCGAGCCGTGCGCGGTCTCCTCGTCGGTGACCGGGCGCCGGCCGCGCAGGAAGTCGAAGTCCACGCCCTCGTCGGCCTGCAGCACGTGATCGAGGAACATGCGCAGATAGCCGCTGGTGACGCCGTCCGGCCGCGGGCTCCACGCCCCGCGCCGACGCGCGATCTCCTCGTCGGACACCCGCAGGGTCAGCCGGCGCTCGGGCACGTTCAGCTCGATCTCGTCGCCCGACTGCACGAGGGCCAGCGGCCCGCCCACCGCGGACTCCGGCGTCACGTGCAGCACCACCGTGCCGTAGGAGGTGCCGCTCATCCGCGCGTCCGAGATGCGCACCATGTCCTTCACGCCCGCCTTCAGCAGCCGCGCCGGCACCGGCGCGGCGCCCCACTCGGGCATGCCCGGGCCGCCCTTGGGACCGGCCTGCTTGAGCACCAGCACCGACGTCTCGTCGATGGGCAGCGCGGGATCGTCGATGCGGCGCTCGAGATCGCGGTGATCCTCGAAGACCACCGCGCGGCCGCGGTGGACCATCAGATGCGCGGAGGCGGCCGATTGTTTCAGGACCGCGCCCCCGGGGCAGAGATTGCCGAAGAGGATCACGGTGCCGCCTTCCGGCTGCAGCGGCAGCGACAGGGGCCGGATGATGTCCCGGTCGTGGCAGGGCGCGTCGGCCACGTTCTCGGCGAGGCTGCGGCCGTTCACGTTGCGCGCGGTGCCGTCCAGCATCGGCAGCAGCTCGCGCAGCACCGCGGGCACGCCGCCC
It encodes the following:
- a CDS encoding AI-2E family transporter produces the protein MTASSLPEPELQKKISARLPDVLIRAGFIAVLAALCYIVFAPFLTLMVWAIILAVTLYPLHRGLARRMGGRAGLAATVVVMGGCILIIAPTAVLLNSFGGSLHDLVGAVQHNTLDVPPPRESVRGWPIVGEKIYAFWSGAHADLPALVQSMQPKIGQLARKALAVVASIGVGLLQFLASFIVAGILMAYGEAGAGTTRAIFARIIGPERGEPFARLSTATIRTVAQGVIGIAFVQAILVGVALLAAHIPWAGVLAAITLVLSIAQVPALIVTLPVIAYIWSSGDYGTGAAVAHTVALLVAGMADNILKPLMLGRGVDVPMPVILLGALGGMASAGILGMFVGATLLALGYQIFTTWVATNPD
- a CDS encoding carbohydrate ABC transporter permease — its product is MVRRRSTVRIERTQSAVSYAILLAFALFVIFPFYWMIVTSFKGETQMRSLVSMFWPSPFVSENYDHLFAKTEFVSWYGNSIIVAVSSTFLATAVGTLGAYALARLKFLGRAFMASTVLITYLVPPSILFIPLYAQIRNLGMADSLTGLIAAYPSFTVPFVTWLLMGYFESIPVELEESAMIDGATRFGAFRRVILPLAAPGLLASALYAFTQAWNEFLYALVFITNVRLRTLPVGLSTFITGDVYGWGYLMAGAVLTTVPVIAAYIYLQKYMVEGLTAGSVKG
- a CDS encoding extracellular solute-binding protein; the protein is MDTRLKQLADQLDAGLIARREFLRKAAVITGGTAAGLHALRGMAPAQAKTKFRLWLFKSFVTAGNDVVARQVEAWAKDKNVEVEMDWATFGDREQKFVAAIEAGNPPDMAEMNIYGPMRYKAALRDVSKVAGELATAKGGLVPFAERAMKADGKFLGVGRYSMTTVFFIRKDIMEAKGLKVPKVYDPEVVEFAKKAQDPSKDLFGFGQTLNRSDDGDGFMANILWDYGGGVWDKDGKPALGTAFLKQNTQALQFAVDTIKKHGIQPPGVMGWTDVSNNESYMAGKLVTTNNGASLYYAMVSKKHELAPKTLCVLTPGGPAGSFVGSSCYNWAVFQKSQKADLAEDLIRYLEDETRFAEYMKVSVGQAGPVYKGRADNPYWKSDPNFEAMLQNIMRSVNQGHPGPMTPAAAEVQGQKILTDMAGRVVVGGLSPEAALKEAHARVEEIYKIRGKA
- a CDS encoding FAD-binding oxidoreductase; this encodes MTAATNSADAIVIGAGAFGASTAYHLARRGLKTTLVDQHALGSQTSPRAAGLTSKADTMPAMARLRHEACEAFERFESEMGRTVDFHRSGSLRAAYTDAAVERVRIAQATADGLGIEARLIDATEAERLAPHFTPGAALRILHVPSDGWVDPAKVAVGFATRAGELGARLLPFTPVLALLSDGIRATGVVTPRGEIRAPVVVDAAGGWTARVAAGAGIALPLVPVRHQLFITEPIAGVEPLQPIVRLVEASVYVRYEQGGLLFGGYEDHPHVLGHEGLAPGFQIAGLELDLDVLRGLVDEVAAHFPALRDAKIAIHRGGAPTMTPDGRPLVGRVPGLDGLFVASGCCVGGLSLSPAAGRALADLIVDGKSDPDLAPISVERFGGAHRDPAALESACVAQYARRYTH
- a CDS encoding sugar ABC transporter permease; translation: MRGAYHPEVSPRPRAGLEHTLRRVLGPDYRMGFLFVAPIVVLVLALVAYPFCYAVYLSLTRKYVGMPPVFVGLENYVRLTYDGFFQRAVINSFVFTFGSVAIKTVLGMGMALVLTSRIRFRSFWTGVLLIPWVAPTVVSALNFLWIYDYSLGVLNYLLVHVFGVLKQGVGWLSEPGTAMASVIGVNVWRGFPFFGISFLAGMKAIPGELYEAAAVDGATVLQRFRYVTLPGIRNIVMIVLLLSTIWTFNDFAIVYILTKGGPGGATMVLPVLTYEIAFGAQRLGEAIAVALYMLPALAFVIIVLSNYMRKGRVR
- a CDS encoding potassium channel family protein encodes the protein MSPAGPLAAYGRHRYAVLFYTLLVTLGAAPLLAALHFSTDLLQILLVFSLLAALLGVPGQRWRGLLMVVAAIALGVRAAPTAAVGSGLAAGALAVACAIALLAGVSALRFAMRTASVDAEHLYAALSVYLLGGLLFGVVHWSMEQTWPGSLADAGARDAGAALSLSTAMYYSFVTLATLGYGDVVPRSEMARGVAVLEAIGGQLYVAVLVAKLVGARLSSPPR
- a CDS encoding ArsC family (seleno)protein; translation: MTCAKTQGFLARHKVTVTEQADAKKATIKGARALDVLDAVDDLYVAKGKKVEHVDLKKSKPDRATLLGLLLGPTGNLRAPTLRRGRTLIVGYDEATYKTVLR